Proteins encoded together in one Alteribacter keqinensis window:
- a CDS encoding KH domain-containing protein, translated as MKELVESIAKALVDHPEDVHVTENDEGRSLTLKLSVHADDMGKVIGKQGRIAKAIRSVVYAAGVSQNKRINLEIG; from the coding sequence ATGAAAGAATTAGTAGAATCTATTGCTAAAGCCCTTGTAGATCATCCTGAAGATGTCCATGTCACTGAAAACGATGAAGGCCGTTCACTCACACTAAAGCTTTCCGTTCACGCAGACGACATGGGAAAAGTGATCGGAAAACAAGGCCGTATTGCAAAAGCAATTCGTTCTGTTGTCTATGCAGCAGGAGTAAGCCAGAACAAGCGTATTAACTTGGAAATTGGTTAA